A section of the Candidatus Omnitrophota bacterium genome encodes:
- the murB gene encoding UDP-N-acetylmuramate dehydrogenase: protein MGQLMQDRFQKVWDNFASRVTYEEPLSEHSRIRIGGKVFAWVKVSDTAELVKLQRMIKSMGMRYIVAGNCSNILFPDGTLEAFMLELAGEPFRGIELKGREVYVGAGVLLADLISYCCDRGLSGLEGLVGIPATVGGALANNASYKTTISDRLLRVKVLDRGLNEFFIGREDIKFSYRYSSLQETGTITGAVFSMDKSGPEELKERCKDLFREKMQQQPLERNTLGCVFKNPSASRYTSGQMIEEAGMKGKRAGGAVISEKHANFIENTGGARASDVRHLIDRVRTVVRERFEVDLETEIEIIT, encoded by the coding sequence ATGGGTCAACTGATGCAGGATAGATTTCAGAAGGTGTGGGATAATTTCGCCAGCAGGGTAACTTACGAGGAACCTCTCAGCGAGCATAGCAGGATAAGAATAGGCGGAAAAGTTTTTGCCTGGGTAAAGGTCTCTGACACCGCGGAGCTTGTTAAGCTTCAGAGGATGATAAAAAGCATGGGGATGCGTTATATCGTAGCCGGCAACTGCAGCAACATACTTTTTCCTGACGGGACGCTTGAAGCGTTCATGCTTGAATTGGCCGGGGAGCCTTTCCGGGGGATAGAACTCAAAGGAAGGGAAGTGTATGTCGGAGCCGGGGTCTTGTTAGCGGACCTTATATCATACTGTTGTGACCGGGGTCTTTCCGGTCTGGAAGGGCTTGTGGGCATACCGGCAACGGTAGGAGGAGCTCTGGCGAATAATGCTTCCTATAAGACAACGATCAGTGACCGTCTTTTGAGAGTAAAGGTTCTGGACAGGGGGCTTAACGAGTTCTTCATCGGCAGGGAGGATATCAAGTTCAGTTACCGGTATTCGTCCCTGCAGGAGACAGGCACCATAACTGGGGCGGTTTTCTCCATGGATAAATCAGGTCCCGAAGAGTTGAAAGAAAGATGTAAGGATCTTTTTCGCGAGAAAATGCAACAGCAACCGCTTGAGAGGAACACTCTGGGATGTGTTTTCAAGAACCCTTCGGCAAGCAGGTATACCAGCGGCCAGATGATAGAGGAGGCCGGCATGAAAGGTAAAAGGGCCGGCGGTGCGGTCATCTCCGAGAAACACGCTAATTTCATCGAGAATACCGGGGGGGCTAGAGCTTCGGATGTCCGCCATCTCATCGATCGGGTAAGAACG
- the murC gene encoding UDP-N-acetylmuramate--L-alanine ligase, protein MKMNKVHFIGIGGIGMSALAHILLSRGIKVSGSDLRPNSITERLGQKSATIYKGHSVDNLSQDIDLVVVSTCIKPGNPELVKARQMNLKVISRGALLKRLMEEASLSVAVTGTHGKTTTSGLIAHVAHGCGLEPTSVIGGELESIGGNAKNGKGELFIAELDESDGFFRNVSCTHGVITNIEKEHMEHYGSMQNLLGAFREFIGRIDRNGTFFYNGEDYHLLDMALRSGVKKVDFGIGAAHKVSCRNYICAKNIEFDLYLDGRKSVRIKSPLIGRHNLMNMLAAISVCLELGITPEDIAGSVESFRGVGRRFDRIGKVGNIEIIEDYAHHPTELSAVIRAAKDYGTGRVVSIFQPHRHSRTRDLADEFIKCFADSDILILTDVYSADEDPIEGSDIHDVYGKIDRSCFEILEFVEMNDIPEYVSGIVKEKDVVLVLGAGDIRNISGRLLDQIRKREEYNGSTDAG, encoded by the coding sequence ATGAAAATGAATAAAGTGCATTTCATAGGGATAGGCGGGATAGGCATGAGTGCCTTGGCTCATATTCTGCTAAGCCGGGGGATAAAGGTTTCGGGTTCAGACCTCAGGCCAAACTCCATAACCGAACGTCTCGGGCAGAAGAGCGCCACTATATACAAGGGGCATTCTGTCGATAACCTTTCGCAAGACATTGATCTGGTTGTCGTTTCCACATGCATAAAGCCGGGCAATCCGGAATTGGTAAAAGCCCGCCAGATGAACCTTAAGGTTATTTCCAGAGGCGCGCTTCTCAAAAGACTTATGGAGGAAGCGTCACTATCCGTCGCGGTCACCGGAACACACGGTAAGACTACCACCAGCGGTCTTATAGCTCACGTTGCCCATGGTTGCGGCCTGGAACCGACCTCTGTCATCGGCGGCGAGCTTGAAAGTATCGGCGGCAACGCGAAGAACGGCAAGGGCGAGCTTTTTATCGCTGAGCTTGATGAAAGCGACGGTTTTTTCAGGAATGTATCATGCACTCACGGAGTCATCACCAATATCGAAAAAGAGCATATGGAGCATTACGGGTCCATGCAGAATCTGCTGGGCGCTTTCAGAGAGTTTATAGGACGAATAGACCGGAATGGGACATTCTTTTACAACGGTGAAGACTATCATTTGCTCGATATGGCTCTCCGGTCGGGGGTAAAAAAGGTTGATTTCGGTATAGGAGCCGCTCACAAGGTATCCTGCAGGAACTACATCTGTGCGAAGAACATAGAGTTCGATCTTTATCTGGATGGCAGAAAAAGTGTCAGGATAAAGAGTCCGCTTATCGGGCGGCATAACTTGATGAACATGCTCGCAGCCATATCGGTCTGTCTGGAGCTCGGTATAACGCCCGAGGATATTGCCGGATCAGTGGAATCCTTTCGCGGAGTAGGAAGGAGGTTCGATCGGATCGGCAAAGTGGGAAATATAGAGATCATCGAGGATTACGCGCATCACCCTACAGAGCTTTCTGCCGTGATACGGGCGGCGAAAGATTACGGTACAGGCAGGGTCGTTTCCATCTTTCAGCCACACAGGCATTCCAGGACTCGGGACCTTGCGGATGAGTTCATCAAGTGTTTTGCCGATTCGGATATTTTGATATTGACAGACGTGTATTCAGCGGATGAGGATCCTATCGAGGGTTCTGATATACATGACGTATATGGGAAGATAGACCGCAGCTGTTTCGAGATACTGGAGTTCGTCGAAATGAACGATATACCAGAGTACGTTTCGGGTATAGTTAAGGAAAAGGATGTAGTCCTTGTCCTCGGGGCAGGAGATATAAGGAACATATCGGGCAGGCTTCTTGATCAGATAAGAAAAAGAGAAGAATACAATGGGTCAACTGATGCAGGATAG
- the murG gene encoding undecaprenyldiphospho-muramoylpentapeptide beta-N-acetylglucosaminyltransferase codes for MKVILAAGGSGGHIFPSVALAHELEKKGLRDIFFVSSKRRLDRNILKDVGHECFFLSVNPMPLRFRPLRVIGFILKIITDTFASLYILARVKPDVVVGFGGYSSGTIVALAKMFRIPVLIHEQNLLPGRANRILSRFADRIATSFPGSGKYFQTAGKNVVYSGNPLRVDMLSNDRRRSAERLGLDPDKFTVLVMGGSQGSTFLNRTASEAAKLISDQKGGSIQFVHLTGRNDIEQVREYYRLNAISAKAFSFLDQVDDAYAVSDLAISRSGAAAVFELALYGKPMILIPYPNPKNNQRYNAKYFQEAGAALYREEKALTSRGLAEDVVGLVEDERKRSSISRAAKSLSVPDAGRKLAEEVIKLANENE; via the coding sequence GTGAAGGTGATACTCGCGGCGGGAGGTTCCGGAGGTCATATATTCCCTTCAGTGGCCCTGGCCCATGAACTTGAAAAAAAAGGCCTTCGGGATATCTTTTTCGTATCGAGCAAGAGACGTCTTGACAGGAACATTTTGAAAGATGTCGGGCACGAATGTTTTTTTCTTTCGGTCAATCCCATGCCTCTCAGGTTCCGGCCGCTGCGCGTGATCGGGTTCATCCTCAAGATAATCACTGATACATTCGCCTCGCTCTATATCCTCGCCAGAGTAAAGCCCGATGTCGTGGTGGGTTTTGGCGGATATTCTTCAGGTACTATAGTGGCACTTGCCAAAATGTTCAGGATCCCGGTTCTGATACACGAACAGAACCTTCTGCCCGGCAGGGCGAACAGGATATTGTCACGTTTTGCCGACAGGATAGCGACAAGCTTCCCCGGGTCGGGGAAATATTTTCAGACTGCCGGGAAAAATGTGGTATATTCCGGGAACCCGCTCAGAGTTGATATGCTCTCCAATGACAGGAGGCGGTCCGCTGAACGGTTGGGGCTGGACCCTGATAAATTCACTGTACTTGTCATGGGAGGAAGCCAGGGATCGACATTCCTGAACAGGACCGCGTCCGAGGCGGCAAAGCTCATAAGCGATCAGAAAGGAGGCAGTATCCAGTTCGTACACCTTACTGGAAGAAACGACATAGAGCAGGTCAGGGAGTATTACAGGCTCAATGCTATAAGCGCGAAGGCCTTTTCGTTCCTTGATCAGGTGGATGATGCCTATGCCGTAAGTGATCTGGCGATAAGCAGGTCCGGGGCGGCGGCCGTTTTTGAGCTGGCATTGTACGGAAAACCCATGATACTCATACCGTATCCTAACCCCAAGAACAACCAGAGGTACAACGCAAAGTATTTTCAAGAAGCGGGAGCAGCGCTCTACAGGGAAGAAAAAGCCCTTACTTCCCGCGGACTTGCCGAAGATGTTGTTGGCCTTGTGGAGGACGAGCGAAAGCGCTCGTCCATCTCACGGGCAGCGAAGAGTCTCAGCGTTCCGGATGCGGGTAGAAAGCTGGCCGAAGAAGTGATAAAATTAGCTAATGAAAATGAATAA
- the ftsW gene encoding putative lipid II flippase FtsW has protein sequence MNRDARIVLLALCVLLMLGMVMIYSSSAVYAHGEFGDSLYFVKRHMLYLVMGLVLAAILMMMPVGLIRDSARVVLFASLILLVAVLVPGIGREIGGARRWMRFFGMGIQPSELAKFALILYLADFTTRRRYIIQDLRYGFLPPLFVIGLVGGLVLVEPDMGTAVAMLFIGLVMLFVSGARMKHLISISLAALPVLFYAVVCKPYRLRRVLAFCNPWKDAQGAGFQLIQSFIALGSGGILGVGLGNSKQKLFYLPESHTDFIFSIIGEELGFLGTASVLLLFAAMIWFMLRLALKIKEQFASRVVLGVTVMIAFEVIVNIGVSTGVFPTKGLPLPFISYGGSSLVCHLAAMGVVFNMARRVEE, from the coding sequence ATGAACAGGGACGCGAGAATAGTTTTACTGGCTCTATGCGTGCTGCTTATGCTGGGCATGGTCATGATATATTCTTCCAGTGCAGTTTATGCTCACGGGGAATTCGGTGACAGCCTGTATTTTGTTAAAAGACACATGCTGTATCTTGTGATGGGGCTGGTACTGGCGGCAATTCTGATGATGATGCCCGTGGGCCTGATCCGGGATTCGGCAAGAGTGGTTCTTTTCGCCTCGCTGATCCTTCTTGTTGCGGTGCTTGTACCCGGGATAGGCAGGGAGATAGGTGGTGCCCGCAGATGGATGAGGTTCTTCGGGATGGGGATACAGCCTTCAGAGCTGGCTAAGTTCGCGCTTATACTGTATCTTGCGGATTTCACTACACGCAGGCGGTATATAATACAGGACCTCAGATATGGTTTCCTGCCTCCGCTTTTCGTTATCGGTCTTGTGGGAGGACTGGTTCTTGTCGAACCGGATATGGGCACGGCTGTTGCCATGCTGTTCATAGGGCTAGTGATGCTGTTCGTCTCCGGGGCCAGGATGAAGCATCTCATATCCATTTCGCTGGCCGCTCTGCCTGTTCTGTTTTACGCGGTCGTCTGCAAGCCTTACAGGCTCAGGAGAGTGCTGGCATTCTGTAATCCCTGGAAAGATGCACAGGGGGCGGGTTTTCAGCTTATACAGTCCTTTATAGCACTTGGATCGGGAGGGATTTTGGGGGTAGGACTTGGCAACTCCAAACAGAAACTGTTCTATTTGCCGGAATCACATACTGATTTTATTTTTTCGATAATCGGTGAAGAACTGGGTTTTCTGGGGACGGCGTCGGTTCTTTTGCTTTTCGCGGCGATGATATGGTTCATGTTAAGGCTCGCTCTTAAGATAAAAGAACAATTCGCTTCGCGCGTTGTTTTGGGGGTGACGGTCATGATAGCTTTTGAGGTTATCGTCAATATCGGTGTTTCCACCGGTGTGTTTCCGACCAAGGGACTTCCCCTGCCTTTTATAAGTTACGGAGGAAGTTCCTTGGTATGCCATCTGGCGGCTATGGGCGTGGTTTTTAATATGGCGAGGAGGGTGGAGGAGTGA
- the murD gene encoding UDP-N-acetylmuramoyl-L-alanine--D-glutamate ligase has translation MIDLRGKKVLVVGLGSSGRSSAELLQSKGALVKITEGSDSDPIRKNLERVKDLAAGWEIGGHTEKFCLDTDLVVTSPGVDPQALPLDAAKAGKIPVIGELELGYLFTRAPIIAVTGTNGKSTTTKLIGRILSMSGRDAVVCGNIGNPLTGEVENLREDSIAVVEVSSFQLETVKRFRPFIAVLLNISEDHYDRHGDLARYTDEKFRIFANQLSDDWAVLHSSFRKEERTGAISSRKLFFGKEGPDMVIGDGTLVTPEGVLLKESDMALKGVHNLENVASAAIAARIMGVDDGCIKEAVRGFSGLDHRFQTVSQIDGVRYIDDSKATNIDATQRALESVEGKVILIAGGRDKGGDYRSILRPVREKVKRIVAIGEAADKINEAFSSYIPVDSAKDMSEAIRVSAECAAAGDTVLLSPMCSSFDMFTDYKHRGVVFQREVRRMTEEK, from the coding sequence ATGATAGATTTACGCGGAAAAAAGGTTCTTGTGGTCGGTCTGGGTTCCAGCGGCCGTTCGTCGGCGGAACTTCTCCAATCAAAAGGTGCACTGGTCAAAATAACCGAAGGAAGCGACAGTGACCCTATAAGAAAGAACCTGGAGCGGGTTAAGGATTTAGCTGCCGGCTGGGAGATAGGCGGGCATACCGAGAAATTCTGCCTGGATACAGATCTGGTGGTTACAAGTCCCGGGGTTGATCCGCAGGCCCTGCCGCTTGATGCGGCCAAAGCTGGGAAAATACCGGTCATCGGGGAGCTTGAACTCGGATATCTTTTCACGAGGGCTCCCATAATCGCGGTTACCGGAACTAACGGCAAAAGTACAACGACAAAGCTCATCGGCAGGATCCTTTCAATGTCGGGAAGAGACGCGGTCGTCTGCGGGAACATAGGCAACCCCCTGACCGGGGAGGTGGAAAACCTCCGGGAAGATAGCATAGCGGTAGTGGAAGTAAGCTCTTTTCAGCTTGAAACAGTGAAAAGGTTCAGACCGTTTATCGCTGTTCTGTTGAATATTTCAGAAGACCATTACGACCGGCATGGCGATCTTGCCAGATATACCGATGAAAAGTTCAGGATATTCGCAAATCAGCTTTCAGATGACTGGGCGGTTCTGCACTCCTCTTTTCGCAAGGAGGAGAGGACCGGCGCGATAAGCAGCAGAAAGCTCTTTTTCGGGAAGGAAGGACCGGATATGGTCATAGGCGACGGTACTCTGGTTACTCCTGAGGGTGTTCTTCTTAAAGAGTCTGACATGGCCCTGAAAGGGGTCCATAATCTCGAGAATGTCGCTTCAGCTGCTATCGCAGCAAGAATAATGGGGGTCGATGACGGCTGCATCAAAGAGGCTGTCAGAGGATTCAGCGGACTTGACCATAGGTTCCAGACAGTAAGCCAGATTGACGGGGTGAGGTATATCGATGACTCCAAAGCGACCAATATCGATGCCACGCAGAGAGCCCTGGAATCCGTTGAGGGGAAAGTGATCCTTATAGCGGGGGGAAGGGACAAGGGAGGGGACTATAGATCCATTTTGAGGCCAGTGCGTGAAAAGGTCAAGAGGATCGTGGCCATAGGAGAAGCCGCAGATAAGATCAACGAGGCTTTTTCATCTTATATTCCTGTTGACAGTGCCAAAGACATGTCCGAAGCGATAAGAGTTTCTGCCGAATGTGCCGCGGCGGGGGATACCGTGCTGTTATCACCCATGTGCTCAAGTTTCGACATGTTCACCGATTATAAACACAGGGGCGTTGTTTTTCAGCGTGAAGTGCGGAGGATGACCGAAGAAAAATGA
- a CDS encoding phospho-N-acetylmuramoyl-pentapeptide-transferase, translating into MFYHLLYPLRDFWFGFNVFRYITFRASMAAVTAFLLCLIFGPVIINWLKGLKAGQYVRKEHVDGLYELHKHKEGTPTMGGLLILVSVLAATLLWGRLDNDYVFLALGGMTWLGIIGFIDDMIKIKQKNPRGIQAAMKLVAQVTLALIVGIFVITNKSIGTGLYLPFIKNAVANLGMFYILFVLLVIVGASNAVNLTDGIDGLAIGCVAFIALTYSLMSYITGHAGLSKYLQVFYLPGSGELTVFCAALMGAALGFLWFNSHPASIFMGDTGSLSLGGAIAIVSVLIKKEVLLVFTGGILVIEALSVILQVISFKVKKKRLFLMSPIHHHFQIKGMHESKITVRFWIIAAILALLSMTTLKVR; encoded by the coding sequence GTGTTTTACCATCTGTTGTACCCGTTAAGGGATTTCTGGTTCGGGTTCAATGTTTTCAGATATATTACTTTCAGGGCGAGCATGGCCGCCGTGACGGCGTTTCTTCTTTGCCTGATATTCGGCCCGGTTATAATAAACTGGCTGAAAGGCCTGAAGGCAGGCCAGTACGTCAGGAAAGAGCACGTAGACGGATTGTATGAACTGCATAAGCACAAAGAAGGCACCCCCACCATGGGCGGATTGCTTATCCTCGTATCTGTTCTGGCAGCGACACTCTTGTGGGGGCGGCTGGACAATGATTACGTTTTTCTCGCGCTGGGAGGGATGACCTGGCTGGGAATAATCGGTTTTATCGACGACATGATAAAGATAAAACAGAAGAATCCCCGTGGTATACAGGCCGCGATGAAACTTGTGGCACAGGTGACACTCGCTCTTATAGTTGGCATATTCGTTATAACCAATAAATCCATCGGGACGGGTCTTTACCTGCCTTTTATCAAGAATGCGGTAGCCAATCTGGGCATGTTCTACATACTTTTCGTACTGCTCGTTATAGTGGGTGCGAGCAATGCGGTGAATCTGACCGATGGTATAGACGGTCTTGCTATTGGATGTGTCGCCTTCATAGCCTTAACCTATTCTTTGATGAGTTATATCACCGGACATGCCGGACTAAGCAAATATCTGCAGGTTTTCTATCTTCCCGGGTCCGGAGAGCTTACCGTTTTCTGTGCGGCCTTAATGGGGGCCGCACTCGGTTTTCTCTGGTTCAACAGTCATCCGGCCAGTATTTTCATGGGGGATACCGGGTCGCTTTCACTTGGAGGAGCTATCGCTATAGTCAGCGTACTGATAAAAAAAGAGGTTTTACTTGTATTTACAGGAGGCATCCTGGTGATAGAGGCGCTTTCGGTGATATTACAGGTGATCTCTTTCAAGGTGAAGAAAAAGAGACTTTTCCTCATGTCCCCGATACACCACCATTTTCAGATCAAAGGTATGCATGAATCGAAAATAACGGTGCGTTTCTGGATAATAGCTGCAATACTTGCTCTATTGAGCATGACTACATTAAAGGTACGATAA
- the murF gene encoding UDP-N-acetylmuramoyl-tripeptide--D-alanyl-D-alanine ligase: MMNITVKEAAQVADADLVSSKENERIKGFSIDSRTILPGEIFIAVKGENFDGHDFIKEALNKGASGVIAEHAEKYDVLPMVSHLLLVEDTLQAMGSIAALLRSRANIPVVCVTGTNGKTTVKELLARLLSANFKVLKSHSSYNNIVGLSLTLFGVDESHEVAVLELGTNHPGEIPVLSRIAAPHIAVITNIGDGHLEHFVDREGVFIEKMSILDHLSRTGMAFLNRDDPFLARVSERDIARKFYGMTEGADFLISDLSKTEEGYRFRLNGEAYFLPMEGGHNVYNAAAAISVAGYFGISHEVIRESLKDFSPPGMRLERVFASGTMFINDSYNANPDSFECALKVLKQSTTKRKKGIVAGQMGELGEKSAEFHLMIGKSIGQKGFDFLITLGDGAALIAEGAIEEGMPTENILRAQTHEEAAELLKQLVDGDTLVLLKGSRKAKMEEILKCFTICCTR, encoded by the coding sequence ATGATGAACATTACTGTAAAAGAAGCAGCTCAGGTGGCGGACGCTGATCTCGTCTCGAGCAAGGAGAACGAGCGGATCAAGGGTTTTTCTATCGATTCGCGGACCATCCTGCCCGGGGAGATCTTTATCGCGGTCAAGGGTGAGAATTTTGACGGACATGATTTCATTAAGGAAGCCTTGAATAAAGGTGCATCCGGCGTAATAGCCGAGCATGCCGAAAAGTACGATGTTCTTCCCATGGTGTCCCATCTCTTACTGGTTGAGGATACTCTTCAGGCCATGGGAAGTATTGCGGCCCTGTTAAGGAGCCGCGCGAATATACCGGTTGTTTGCGTGACCGGCACTAACGGTAAAACGACGGTCAAGGAACTGCTTGCGCGACTTCTTTCAGCCAACTTCAAAGTCCTTAAGAGTCACAGCTCATATAATAACATAGTGGGATTAAGCCTTACACTTTTTGGAGTCGATGAGTCGCATGAAGTTGCTGTACTTGAACTCGGCACGAACCATCCGGGTGAAATACCTGTTCTTTCCCGTATAGCCGCACCGCATATCGCAGTGATAACGAATATAGGCGACGGTCACTTGGAACATTTCGTGGACAGGGAGGGTGTTTTCATAGAAAAAATGAGCATTCTTGATCATCTTTCCCGGACTGGCATGGCTTTTCTCAACAGGGATGATCCATTCCTGGCAAGGGTATCCGAACGGGATATTGCGAGGAAATTCTACGGCATGACCGAGGGTGCGGATTTTCTTATATCGGATCTTTCCAAAACAGAAGAGGGATACCGGTTCCGCCTTAACGGAGAGGCATATTTTCTGCCAATGGAAGGGGGGCACAATGTCTACAACGCCGCCGCGGCCATATCTGTCGCCGGCTATTTTGGGATATCGCATGAAGTGATCCGTGAATCTCTTAAAGACTTCTCGCCGCCAGGCATGAGGCTGGAAAGAGTTTTCGCTTCAGGCACCATGTTTATAAATGACTCCTACAACGCGAACCCGGATTCTTTCGAATGCGCCCTTAAGGTCCTAAAACAGAGCACAACAAAGCGGAAGAAGGGTATCGTGGCGGGTCAGATGGGAGAGTTGGGCGAAAAATCCGCCGAATTCCATCTCATGATAGGAAAAAGTATAGGGCAGAAGGGTTTTGATTTTCTTATAACCCTGGGTGATGGTGCGGCGTTGATCGCCGAAGGAGCTATAGAAGAGGGAATGCCCACTGAGAATATCCTGCGTGCCCAGACCCACGAGGAGGCGGCTGAGCTGTTAAAACAACTGGTCGATGGGGATACTCTGGTTCTTTTGAAAGGATCTCGTAAAGCGAAAATGGAGGAAATACTCAAGTGTTTTACCATCTGTTGTACCCGTTAA
- a CDS encoding UDP-N-acetylmuramoyl-L-alanyl-D-glutamate--2,6-diaminopimelate ligase, whose amino-acid sequence MNEKLKELLKTGTLGAESIKTDSNKVSRGDVFVAIRGTVHDGHDHMNEALASGASFVVCEHDVANLQDEIDRRKLLFCKDTREELGEVASHIYGDPSDTLSVYGVTGTNGKTSTVFLIDSILNKAGRPSGLVSTVFAKVRDDSVERMSLTTPDIMSLNRLLSEMVSSWKQAAAVEISSHALDQKRVWGIKLDSAVFTNITPEHLDYHRDMVTYLADKSKIFDNLKPDGVGVLNQDDPMVIGLRDKIDLPHLVTFGIRENADVRAVDIELSAEGVSFGLVTRDIGQTHVKSSFIGTHNVYNMLAAAAALVKSGLSAEDIRDGLECARPVPGRLETVDSSAPFRIFVDYAHTPNALQSVLECLRPLARSRLICVFGCGGDRDRTKRPVMGRTATRIADMVIITSDNPRSEDPMSIIREIEKGVLNKTNYSIIKQRQDAIREAIRAAKDGDIVVIAGKGHEDCQIIGDQVRHFDDVEVARHVLKESGY is encoded by the coding sequence ATGAACGAAAAACTGAAAGAACTTCTAAAGACCGGTACGCTAGGCGCGGAGAGCATCAAAACGGATTCCAATAAGGTCTCTCGGGGGGATGTTTTTGTCGCGATCAGGGGTACGGTGCATGACGGGCATGACCATATGAACGAAGCTCTGGCATCAGGCGCTTCATTCGTGGTATGTGAACATGATGTTGCGAACCTGCAGGATGAGATCGACCGGCGGAAGTTATTGTTCTGCAAGGATACCCGCGAGGAGCTGGGGGAGGTAGCCAGCCATATATATGGAGATCCTTCAGATACCCTTTCTGTATACGGTGTTACCGGCACCAACGGAAAGACCAGCACGGTTTTCCTTATAGACAGCATATTGAACAAGGCAGGACGGCCTTCGGGACTGGTCAGCACGGTATTCGCTAAGGTCCGGGATGATTCGGTAGAGCGAATGTCCCTGACAACGCCCGATATCATGTCCCTGAACCGTCTTCTTTCCGAGATGGTCTCATCCTGGAAACAGGCAGCTGCCGTTGAGATATCAAGCCATGCACTTGACCAGAAAAGGGTATGGGGCATTAAGCTTGACAGCGCGGTATTTACGAACATAACACCGGAACACCTGGATTATCACCGGGACATGGTCACCTATCTTGCGGACAAGTCCAAGATATTTGATAATCTCAAACCGGACGGCGTGGGCGTTTTGAACCAGGATGATCCAATGGTTATAGGTCTCAGGGATAAGATCGATCTGCCTCATCTGGTGACTTTCGGTATAAGGGAGAACGCGGATGTAAGGGCTGTTGATATAGAACTTTCCGCCGAAGGCGTATCTTTCGGTCTGGTGACCAGAGATATCGGTCAGACGCATGTTAAATCATCATTTATAGGCACCCATAATGTGTATAATATGCTTGCGGCCGCAGCCGCGCTCGTAAAGAGCGGTCTTAGCGCTGAGGATATAAGGGATGGCCTTGAATGCGCGCGACCTGTCCCGGGACGTCTTGAAACGGTCGATTCAAGTGCTCCTTTCAGAATCTTCGTCGATTACGCGCATACCCCCAACGCCCTGCAAAGTGTGCTGGAATGCCTGCGCCCTCTTGCCAGATCACGGCTTATCTGCGTTTTTGGGTGCGGAGGTGACCGTGACAGGACAAAACGACCGGTAATGGGCAGAACAGCCACTCGTATCGCGGACATGGTCATAATAACCAGTGATAATCCCAGGTCGGAAGATCCTATGTCAATAATCAGGGAAATAGAAAAGGGTGTGCTTAATAAAACCAACTATAGTATAATAAAACAAAGGCAGGATGCTATCAGAGAGGCCATTAGGGCGGCTAAAGACGGCGATATAGTTGTTATAGCGGGTAAAGGGCATGAGGACTGCCAGATAATAGGTGACCAGGTAAGGCATTTCGATGATGTGGAGGTCGCCCGCCATGTCCTGAAGGAATCTGGTTATTGA